One genomic window of Candidatus Kuenenia stuttgartiensis includes the following:
- a CDS encoding deoxycytidylate deaminase: MRERPSWDEYFLRITKEVARRSTCLRRQVGAVLVLEKHILATGYNGAPSGLQHCLEIGCLREQLRVPPGERHELCRGLHAEMNALIQAARYGIKISGATLYSTTCPCSLCAKMLVNAGIKRIVAISDYPDALAKEILHMANVPVDFAGLEEPVVGDEK; this comes from the coding sequence ATGCGCGAGAGGCCTTCATGGGACGAATATTTTTTGAGGATTACAAAAGAAGTTGCGCGGCGGTCAACATGCCTGCGCAGACAGGTAGGTGCTGTTCTTGTTTTGGAAAAACATATTCTAGCCACAGGTTACAATGGAGCGCCAAGCGGGCTTCAGCACTGTCTGGAAATTGGCTGTTTGCGGGAACAATTAAGAGTGCCGCCTGGCGAACGCCACGAATTATGCCGGGGGCTTCATGCTGAAATGAATGCTCTTATACAAGCAGCGCGCTACGGAATAAAAATTTCGGGAGCAACCTTGTATAGCACAACCTGTCCATGTTCTTTGTGCGCTAAAATGCTGGTGAATGCCGGAATAAAGCGTATTGTTGCCATTTCCGATTACCCCGATGCCCTTGCAAAAGAAATACTTCATATGGCAAATGTCCCGGTTGACTTTGCAGGGCTTGAAGAACCTGTTGTGGGCGATGAAAAATAG